The following proteins come from a genomic window of Dreissena polymorpha isolate Duluth1 chromosome 1, UMN_Dpol_1.0, whole genome shotgun sequence:
- the LOC127864941 gene encoding uncharacterized protein LOC127864941 — MFCERDWAWDSCQVKNNKPQSLFSQCSKVTQISELTNTQPSGLEGLSVELETVLGEIKTLQISQEASIQSLQRTYNEHREVMIEQMCGNLNTYIDECDNNSVGTSGGNEQYLKEEICRNVVSIVNEFDNITAKELNEMKDEVISIKGSVTSSIHKCTSLHNDLSQFHEIVQKIGDHKQLCLIASIKCKHIIQQALTLLGKSGKVLNVQSNTKHNVRIPSDSDVCWITGICVLTDGQVLIADCNNKSCKLLNQQYQVVSNCDVTVYVMDMCQITPSEVAVALDKNASNTHNVQFITVTQSQLNLGRKLELQHGCTGIACNQGELFICSGRALYKYALSGKQLCRLYEDRSLGYAVDKCAVSPTGDRLYIISSWHNKLLTLARDGTLLATYSDTALVRPYGLHVTPAGQVLVCGYWSDTVLQVGWEGESKLSTLATKEDGVWGPRSVCYSSTTSSIIVGQYRNNNILVFRVE, encoded by the exons ccagtgcagtaaagtgacccagatttcggagctgaccaacaCGCAGCCCTCAGGCCTAGAGgggctgtcagtggagctggaaactgtcctgggggaaattaaaaccctgcagatcagtcaggaggccagcattcagtcattgcagagaacatacaatgaacatagggaagttatgatagagcaaatgtgtggcaatttaaatacttatatagatgaatgtgataataattctgtgggtacatcaggcggaaatgagcaatatttaaaagaagagatatGTAGGAATGTTGTTTCtatcgtgaatgaatttgataatattactgcgaaggaacttaacgagatgaaagatgaagttataagcattaaagggtcagttacaagttctattcataaatgcaccagtcttcacaatgacttgtcacaattccatgaaattgttcagaaaattggagatcataagcagctctgccttatagccagcataaaatgtaagcatataatacagcaggcactgactctgctgggaaagtcaggcaaggtgttAAATGTCCAGAGTAATACtaagcacaatgtgagaataccaagtgattcagatGTATGTTGGATCAcaggcatatgtgttctgacTGATGGGCAGGTGCTGATCGCAGACTGCAATAATAAGAGTtgcaagctgctgaaccagcagtaccaggtggtgagtaaCTGTGATGTGACTGTATATGTAATGGACatgtgtcagatcacacccagtgaggttgcggTGGCTTTGGATAAGAATGCTAGCAACACACATAATGTCCAGTTTATTACAGTCACCCAGAGCCAGCTCAATCTTGGTAGGAAGCTTGAGTTACAACATGGATGTACAGGTATTGCCTGCAATCAGGGAGAACTGTTTATCTGCTCTGGTAGGGCTCTGTACAAGTACGCACTGAGTGGCAAACAGCTCTGCAGACTCTATGAAGATAGGTCACTTGGTTAtgcag tagacaagtgtgctgtgagtcccacaggagacaggctgtacatcattaGCAGCTGGCacaacaagcttctcaccctggccagggatggcacactcctggctacatactcaGACACAGCACTAGTGCGCCCatatggtctacatgtgacccctgcaggccaggtgctggtctgtggatactGGTccgacactgtactacaggtgggctgggagggagagagtaagctgtCCACTCTTGCTACTAAGGAGGATGGAGTGTGGGGGCcacggtcagtctgctacagcagcaccacatcatccatcattgtgggacagtacAGGAacaacaacatcctggtgttcagagtggaatag